The Carbonactinospora thermoautotrophica region TCGCTGATCGCCTACCTGACCCGGGTGCTGAAGACGCCCACGATCGGCGCGTTCTGGGAGGAGCTCGCTACCCAGGCTCGCGACGAGAACTGGTCCCACGAGGAGTACCTGGCCGCGCTGCTGCAGCGGCAGGTCGCCGACCGGGAGTCCAAGGGCACCACCATGCGGATCCGCACCGCCCACTTCCCGCAGGTTAAGACGCTGGAAGACTTCAACCTCGACCACCTGCCCTCGCTGCGGCGCGATGTCCTCGCTCACCTGGCCACCAGCACCTTCGTCGCCAAGGCGGAGAACGTGATCCTGCTGGGCCCACCCGGGATCGGCAAGACGCACCTGGCCATCGGCCTCGGGGTCAAGGCCGCCCGCGCTGGCTACTCGGTCCTGTTCGATACCGCCAGCAACTGGATCGCCCGCCTCGCCGCCGCCCACCACGCCGGCCGCCTGGAGACCGAGCTGAAGAAGATCCGCCGCTACAAGCTGATCATCATCGACGAGGTTGGCTACATCCCCTTCGACCAAGACGCCGCGAACCTGTTCTTCCAGCTCATCGCGTCCCGCTACGAGCAGGGTTCGGTCATGGTCACCTCGAACCTGCCCTTCGGGCGCTGGGGAGAGACCTTCTCCGACGACGTCGTGGCCGCCGCGATGATCGACCGCCTGGTCCACCATGCCGAGGTCCTCACCCTTACCGGCGACTCCTACCGCACCCGCCAGCGACGCGAGCTCCTGGCCAAGGAGAACCGCGCCAGCCGCAACTGACCCGACCCCAGGGGATCAATTTTCCCGGAGCGGAAGGGGGTCAGTTTTCGCGAAGCGTTGACACCCCCCAGATGCCGATCTGGTGTGTGGGTTGCGACCCCTCGTAGGGGCGATGAGGACGTTCGCGGTAGACCGGGGCGCCGCCGAAGTGGCCGTGTTGCGACCCCTCGTAGGGGCGATGAGGACCGGCGAGCGTCCTGACTGTCCAGCGCGTTGCCGGCGAGTTGCGACCCCTCGTAGGGGCGATGAGGACAGCTGGCCGCTGCCGGGGCAGTACTCGCCGCCCTGTTGCGACCCCTCGTAGGGGCGATGAGGACCCTGGGCAAGGTCAAGAGCCTGTCCGGTGACAGCCAGTTGCGACCCCTCGTAGGGGCGATGAGGACAGCACCGTCCGCGCCTGAGGAGGAGACCCAGATGAGGTTGCGACCCCTCGTAGGGGCGATGAGGACGCCTCACTGCTCCCCGTGCACCACCAGGTGTACGTGTTGCGACCCCTCGTAGGGGCGATGAGGACGACGCTGTCCTCGCTGGGGTCGTAGGCGTTCGTGATGTTGCGACCCCTCGTAGGGGCGATGAGGACACCCTGGCCGAGCTGAAATCCCGGCTCGGCATCGCGTTGCGACCCCTCGTAGGGGCGATGAGGACCCGGACTGCCCGCCGTGGGCGCGCTGGCCGGCATGTTGCGACCCCTCGTAGGGGCGATGAGGACCTCGACAGCGCGCTGTACGCGGCCGCCGACCTGCAAGGTTGCGACCCCTCGTAGGGGCGATGAGGACTCGGTCAGCGGTCGGTCGATACACGCCCGGTCACCTCGTTGCGACCCCTCGTAGGGGCGATGAGGACCCGAGGGTAAAGCCCGAGGTCGGGGGCTGTTTCCCTCGGTGGAACGGGAGCGGTTTTGCAGCGGACCGCCGGTCGTGCAGGCGGCCCCGGCGTGTCGCTGCAGAACGGCGTGGCCGGGCACCTTTACAGGATCCTTCACAGGATGGTTTCGGGTTCGCCCGGGCCGGTGCCGAGAAGGACGCGCTGCGGGGCGGTGCCCGGGGGGAAGGTGTAGATCGTGACGTGGTCGTACCCGTGGTCGATCAAACTGGCCATCTCGTGGCGGAACTTGACGAGTTGGGCTTCGCTGAGTCGGCCTTCGAAGACGCTGCGTTGGATGTGGTGGAGGTACTTGCGGCACAGCTTGAGCACTTTGGGGTTGCGTTTGGCCGCGGTGTCGTAGACGACGATGACGTACACGGTTCACCACCAGATCCGGAACGGTCGGTAGGGCTCGCCTTCCAGGCAGGCTCGGGTGAGCTTGAGGGCTTCCAGGTGCAGTAGCTCGTCGTAGGAGACCTGCCGGCCCAGGCCGCGGTGGAGGACGGTGGTGGCCAGCTCGTCGCGGACGGCTTGCACGACGAGCTTGCGGCCGTCGGCGCTGAGCATGGCCTGGTTGACCTCGGTGTCGAAGTGGTGGGGTTCGAGTTGGCGGCGGTTGGCCATGCGCAGCAGGAGCCGTTCGGCGAAGAGGGGCTTGAAGACTTCGGCCAGGTCCAAGGCGAGGGCGTGCCGTTGCCGTTCCAGGCTGCTGTGGAGGAACCCGATTCCGCTGTGGAGTGGGGTGAGCCGGATGGCGGTGAGCACGCGGGCGTAGACGATGCCGTTGACGTAGCTGATGAAGGCGTTGCCGGCGTTGCGGGGTGGTCTGCGGCTGCGGCCGTCCAGGCGCAGCCACTTGGGCAGCTTGGTGTCGAGAACCTCCCAGGCGGTGCGGCGGAAGTTGCCCTCGATGCCCATGAGCTGGTCGCGGTTCTCCGCTTCGGCGACCGCCGCGGTGAGTACCCGGTAGGGGCGGTCGAGGAGCTTGCGGTCGACGACGCGGCGCACGTTGAAGGCGCAGGCGTCGACCAGGGCGCGGGCGATCTGGTGCCGGGCGGTCGGGTTGGTGGCGAGCGCGGCCTGGGCCAAGACGGTCTCCCCGGAGGTCTGGCTTTCGGCGGTGAGCACCGAGCCGGCGTAGTCGCCGTAGTAGCTGAGCAGGTGAACGTCGATCTGGTACTTGGCCAGCAGGGAGACGACCGCGGTGTTCAGGTCCACGGGGGCCAGGGCGACGATGTCGCGGACGTCGGTGACGGGGACGTGCACCGGGTCCCCGTTCTCCCGTTCGATGCGCAGGGACTGGTCTTGGCGGCGGATGCGGCAGGGCGTGGTGAGCCAGTAGGTGCGGACGGCGTCGGCCATGGTCAGTCGGTCCAGCAGTAGTCGGTGTAGCTGCATCCGGCGCAGCGGGGCCGGTCCAGGCGGGGCGGGGCGACGGGTCGGTGGACCGTCTCGAGGACGGCCTGGATGTCGCGTTCGGCGGCGGCTGCCTGCTCGGCGTCGTAGGGGATGCGGATCGTCCGGCGGGTGGCCGGGTAGTGCAGGACCGCGCCCCGGGCCGGGACGCCGACCCGGTGCAACTGGTGGCAGTAGTGGATCGCCTGGGCGTGGTCGGCCGGGGTGGGCCGCCGGGAGGATTTGACCTCGTGTACCCAGGCGTCCCCGTCGAGGTGGTCTATGCGGGCGGCGCCCAGGTCGACCTCCCGGAACCGGCCGTAGGAGGTCTCATGGACCGCCTCACCGCGCCGTACCGCCTGGCTGAGGTGCTCGGGCCGGACCCCGCGGGCGAACAGCCACAGCTGGCGGTGGCAGTGGTGCAGGTACTTGACGTGCACCCCGCCGACGTCTTCGGGGCGCATCAGATCACCTCGCCGGGGACGTAGGCCGGCTCGGCCGGGCCGCGGTGGATGGCGAGCAGGCCGCGCTCCTCGTCGTAGTCGGCGTCCACGACCCGCACGCCCAGCTTCTTGTCGTACCGGGTGGGGGCCCATGAGGGCAGGGGGATGAGGTAGTCCTCGGCCAGGAGCCGCCCGGCGGCGGTGTCGGGGGCCTGGTCGAGCGCGGCCGCGTAGTCCTCCAGATCGGTACGCAGAACCGCCTCGGTGCCGTCGAAGAGCTGATCGAAGCTCTCGGCCAGGCCGTCGCGATCCTCGAAAGGAAACGTGAAGGTGAGGAAGT contains the following coding sequences:
- the istB gene encoding IS21-like element helper ATPase IstB; protein product: MTTTARPKTSTPKDGLPSLIAYLTRVLKTPTIGAFWEELATQARDENWSHEEYLAALLQRQVADRESKGTTMRIRTAHFPQVKTLEDFNLDHLPSLRRDVLAHLATSTFVAKAENVILLGPPGIGKTHLAIGLGVKAARAGYSVLFDTASNWIARLAAAHHAGRLETELKKIRRYKLIIIDEVGYIPFDQDAANLFFQLIASRYEQGSVMVTSNLPFGRWGETFSDDVVAAAMIDRLVHHAEVLTLTGDSYRTRQRRELLAKENRASRN
- the cas1b gene encoding type I-B CRISPR-associated endonuclease Cas1b — translated: MQLHRLLLDRLTMADAVRTYWLTTPCRIRRQDQSLRIERENGDPVHVPVTDVRDIVALAPVDLNTAVVSLLAKYQIDVHLLSYYGDYAGSVLTAESQTSGETVLAQAALATNPTARHQIARALVDACAFNVRRVVDRKLLDRPYRVLTAAVAEAENRDQLMGIEGNFRRTAWEVLDTKLPKWLRLDGRSRRPPRNAGNAFISYVNGIVYARVLTAIRLTPLHSGIGFLHSSLERQRHALALDLAEVFKPLFAERLLLRMANRRQLEPHHFDTEVNQAMLSADGRKLVVQAVRDELATTVLHRGLGRQVSYDELLHLEALKLTRACLEGEPYRPFRIWW
- the cas2 gene encoding CRISPR-associated endonuclease Cas2, which codes for MYVIVVYDTAAKRNPKVLKLCRKYLHHIQRSVFEGRLSEAQLVKFRHEMASLIDHGYDHVTIYTFPPGTAPQRVLLGTGPGEPETIL
- a CDS encoding CRISPR-associated protein Cas4, producing the protein MRPEDVGGVHVKYLHHCHRQLWLFARGVRPEHLSQAVRRGEAVHETSYGRFREVDLGAARIDHLDGDAWVHEVKSSRRPTPADHAQAIHYCHQLHRVGVPARGAVLHYPATRRTIRIPYDAEQAAAAERDIQAVLETVHRPVAPPRLDRPRCAGCSYTDYCWTD